From Chryseobacterium salivictor, a single genomic window includes:
- a CDS encoding WbqC family protein codes for MPILLPIFYLPPISWFSVFLQEDAGIIFEQYEHFPKQTYRNRANIYGANGKLSLIIPMNHNGTRLLKEIQTSTREKWQQLHWKSIKTAYQTSPYFDYYEDQLEEIFKFRSTSLIEFNLNALKVIQKILKTEKAYSLNSEFFKEPLVLSYRDQFSAKSETAYHMEDYYQSFSDKYGFLEDLSIIDLICNKGPESMTYIRTIQQK; via the coding sequence ATGCCTATTTTATTACCGATATTTTACCTTCCTCCAATTTCATGGTTTTCTGTTTTTTTGCAGGAAGATGCCGGGATCATTTTCGAACAGTATGAACATTTTCCAAAGCAGACTTACCGCAATAGAGCCAATATTTATGGCGCCAACGGAAAACTGTCTCTGATTATTCCGATGAATCACAACGGAACAAGACTATTAAAAGAAATACAGACTTCTACCCGGGAAAAATGGCAGCAACTTCATTGGAAATCCATAAAAACCGCTTACCAGACTTCTCCTTATTTTGACTACTATGAAGATCAGCTTGAAGAAATCTTTAAGTTCCGGTCCACTTCATTGATAGAATTTAATCTTAATGCTTTAAAAGTGATTCAGAAAATTCTGAAAACAGAAAAGGCATATTCTTTGAATAGTGAGTTCTTCAAAGAACCTTTGGTGCTCAGTTACAGAGATCAGTTTTCAGCAAAATCAGAAACCGCTTATCACATGGAAGACTACTATCAGTCTTTTTCAGATAAATATGGTTTTTTAGAAGACCTGTCAATCATTGATCTTATTTGTAACAAAGGCCCGGAATCGATGACTTATATCAGAACCATTCAACAGAAATAA
- a CDS encoding lipocalin family protein, producing the protein MKNLLLAGIIGAAFTVSCSTAKTAQSSRAEFLKLKGDWEITSVNYDKNYKVKPFDEGADAQCFVGSHWRLIPNNWTGSYTINGGGSCPSVIQPIKFEVTNGNEFKFKKLLEGSKAKAVTVGYSLNLISQTADQFSLEQNIPSGGENVRVVYNFERTGMK; encoded by the coding sequence ATGAAAAATTTATTATTAGCAGGAATTATCGGAGCAGCATTTACTGTCTCATGTTCCACCGCAAAAACTGCGCAGTCCAGCCGTGCAGAATTTTTGAAACTGAAAGGCGACTGGGAGATTACCAGCGTAAACTATGACAAGAACTACAAAGTAAAACCTTTTGATGAAGGTGCTGATGCGCAATGCTTTGTTGGAAGTCACTGGAGACTGATCCCAAATAACTGGACCGGTTCTTATACCATCAATGGTGGTGGAAGCTGCCCAAGTGTTATTCAGCCTATTAAATTTGAGGTAACTAATGGTAATGAATTTAAATTCAAGAAACTGTTGGAAGGCTCAAAAGCCAAAGCAGTTACGGTAGGTTATTCATTAAATTTAATCAGCCAGACCGCGGATCAATTTAGTTTAGAGCAAAATATTCCTTCAGGTGGAGAAAATGTAAGAGTGGTTTACAATTTCGAAAGAACAGGAATGAAATAA
- a CDS encoding decaprenyl-phosphate phosphoribosyltransferase: MKKYLKLLRIEQWVKNSFVFLPLFFSGNITHFDLLVRSIFAFIMFSLVASSIYIINDYSDIESDRKHPDKKDRPLASGAISKSTARIILIILLSLIAVLMFLSRDFLLDNFWKFASIIGFYFVMNLAYTFKLKHVAIVDVMIISIGFVLRVLAGGYATGILISQWAILLTFVLALVLAIGKRRGELINAQISGRTRKSLDGYNVQFADIALSISCALAIVCYLMFTLSPEVQQRFHPRVFYTVIFVVFAFLRYLQQTLVYNKTESPTKIIYKDRYIQVTLMLWLAAFLLQIYFKK, from the coding sequence ATGAAGAAATACTTAAAACTGCTTCGCATAGAGCAGTGGGTCAAAAATAGTTTTGTTTTTTTGCCGCTCTTTTTTTCGGGCAATATTACCCATTTTGATTTATTAGTCAGAAGTATTTTTGCTTTTATCATGTTTTCCTTGGTCGCCAGCAGCATTTATATCATTAATGATTATTCTGATATCGAATCCGACCGAAAGCATCCTGACAAAAAAGACCGTCCGCTGGCAAGTGGCGCCATCTCAAAATCAACTGCCAGGATTATTTTAATCATCCTTCTGTCTTTGATAGCTGTTTTAATGTTCCTAAGCCGGGATTTTTTATTGGATAACTTCTGGAAATTCGCAAGTATTATCGGTTTTTATTTCGTGATGAATTTGGCATATACGTTTAAACTAAAGCACGTTGCGATTGTAGATGTCATGATTATTTCCATTGGTTTTGTACTCCGGGTATTAGCCGGCGGTTATGCTACCGGAATTTTAATTTCGCAGTGGGCCATTTTGCTTACTTTTGTTTTGGCCTTGGTTTTAGCAATCGGAAAACGGAGAGGTGAACTGATCAACGCTCAAATATCGGGGAGAACAAGAAAATCACTGGACGGCTATAATGTGCAGTTTGCCGACATCGCACTTTCAATCAGTTGTGCTTTGGCAATCGTCTGTTATCTGATGTTTACCCTTTCGCCGGAAGTTCAGCAGCGGTTCCATCCCAGAGTTTTTTATACGGTCATCTTTGTTGTTTTTGCTTTTTTACGTTATTTACAGCAGACTCTGGTTTATAACAAAACCGAATCACCGACCAAAATTATTTATAAAGACCGATACATCCAGGTTACTTTGATGCTTTGGTTGGCGGCGTTTTTATTACAAATTTATTTCAAAAAATGA
- a CDS encoding OmpA family protein: protein MKIFNKTNIAALFISASMVMTSCEAVKNSNNQQKGTVIGAAAGAVLGGVLGNNLGKGKNAPLGAVLGGVIGGVAGNVIGNKMDKQAKEIKETLPGAEVERVGEGIKVTMKENMVNFGFDSSNLTSDAKINLDKLATILANNPDTNINIYGYTDSKGTDSYNLALSDRRAAAVKSYLSSKGVSSMRMNTMGMGEADPIASNDTEAGRAQNRRVEFAITANENMINDAKSGQ, encoded by the coding sequence ATGAAAATTTTCAACAAAACAAATATTGCAGCACTATTTATCTCCGCATCAATGGTGATGACCAGTTGTGAGGCTGTAAAAAACTCAAACAATCAACAAAAAGGAACGGTAATCGGTGCTGCTGCAGGAGCGGTCTTAGGTGGCGTTCTCGGTAATAATTTAGGTAAGGGTAAAAACGCACCGTTAGGGGCTGTGCTTGGTGGTGTTATTGGTGGAGTAGCCGGTAATGTTATCGGTAACAAAATGGATAAACAAGCCAAAGAAATCAAGGAAACTTTACCTGGTGCCGAAGTCGAAAGAGTTGGTGAGGGAATTAAAGTAACCATGAAAGAAAATATGGTCAACTTCGGATTTGACTCCTCTAATCTTACTTCAGACGCTAAAATAAACCTTGATAAATTAGCAACTATTCTGGCAAATAATCCTGATACCAATATCAATATCTACGGTTATACCGACAGCAAAGGAACAGACTCTTATAACCTTGCCCTTTCCGACAGAAGAGCGGCAGCGGTTAAAAGTTATTTATCTTCCAAAGGTGTGTCTTCAATGAGAATGAATACCATGGGAATGGGTGAAGCTGATCCAATTGCTTCCAATGATACCGAAGCAGGCAGAGCACAGAACAGAAGAGTGGAATTTGCCATTACCGCAAATGAAAATATGATTAATGATGCTAAATCAGGACAATAA
- a CDS encoding SDR family NAD(P)-dependent oxidoreductase, whose protein sequence is MIVLGSNSEVAQAFVEKTLSAGEKFAKIFLFTSDKETTEKFAKHLEVKYVQQSEIIELDLLRPVDYTTFDEITSDLLFCATGYLGEGTQEGLYDNRNTEKIIDINYAKLIPVLNFFANKMERQRSGTMIVLSSVAGERGRQSNFIYGSAKAGLTAYLSGLRNYLFSKKVHVLTVKPGFMATKMTEGLPLNPKLTASPKQAAEEIYSAYKNKKNEVYVLPVWSIIMVIIKNIPEFIFKKLKL, encoded by the coding sequence ATGATCGTTTTAGGAAGCAATTCAGAAGTTGCCCAGGCCTTTGTTGAGAAAACTTTAAGTGCGGGTGAAAAATTTGCGAAAATATTTCTCTTTACTTCTGATAAAGAAACCACCGAGAAATTTGCCAAACATCTTGAGGTAAAATATGTTCAGCAGTCAGAGATTATCGAACTCGATTTGCTGCGGCCAGTGGATTATACCACTTTTGATGAAATCACTTCGGATCTGCTCTTTTGCGCAACCGGATATCTCGGCGAAGGAACACAAGAAGGGCTTTACGATAACAGGAATACGGAGAAAATCATCGATATCAATTATGCGAAATTGATTCCTGTTCTTAATTTTTTCGCCAATAAAATGGAGCGGCAGAGATCCGGAACCATGATCGTTCTTTCATCGGTCGCAGGAGAACGCGGGCGGCAAAGCAACTTTATTTACGGAAGTGCAAAAGCCGGTTTAACGGCCTATTTAAGTGGATTGAGAAATTACCTGTTCAGCAAGAAAGTTCATGTTCTTACCGTAAAGCCCGGTTTTATGGCCACGAAAATGACCGAAGGACTGCCGCTGAATCCTAAACTGACTGCAAGCCCAAAACAAGCAGCGGAAGAAATTTACAGCGCCTATAAAAATAAAAAAAATGAGGTATATGTTCTGCCGGTTTGGAGTATTATCATGGTAATCATCAAAAATATTCCGGAGTTTATTTTTAAGAAATTAAAACTTTAG
- a CDS encoding S8 family serine peptidase yields the protein MKKIVIAACFITGVVSFAQQAAAPLDPIKDKNLMTWYHQDIASGNIYGVNTQNAYKYLESKGLKPKTVIVGVLDSGVDVEHPGLIKNRWVNVNEVPGNGIDDDGNGYIDDIYGWNFIGGKNGDTDVDNMEVTRVVKKYQPIFEGANSVENKANQAKMPADFDMYMKSKEIFTKKSIEAKQNYETYKRISDMIPSMIAMLNGQNLTQEAVVAIKPATPEQSMAVSVLAQVSRDPSVTGKSPAEVQKFLTAQMKEALDNYEPQALKQYNLDYDPRASIVGDKYDDYSEKKYGNNHYKGPDAQHGTHVAGIIAGMPQGSEVQYGVGYKTAKIMTVRAVPNGDERDKDVANAIRYAVDNGAKILNMSFGKPVSPGKEFVWDAFKYAESKGVLLVKAAGNENENIAEHVYFPTNFKNADDAQPFISNMIVVGASTNDNEFLRADFSNYNKKMVNVFAPGDKIYSTVPDGKYEYLQGTSMASPVVAGAASILLAYMPNLTPAQMIEALVKTSNKSSVNAMINSNTNNRFDLISEAGGVIDVRKAAEYAYSNFYKPSPHSAPAKVKPSAVKKKKVKR from the coding sequence ATGAAAAAAATAGTAATCGCGGCTTGTTTTATAACAGGCGTTGTATCATTTGCACAGCAGGCAGCTGCTCCTCTAGATCCGATCAAGGATAAAAATCTGATGACCTGGTATCATCAGGATATTGCCTCAGGCAATATTTATGGGGTCAATACCCAAAACGCATACAAGTATTTAGAATCCAAAGGGTTAAAACCAAAAACAGTAATCGTTGGGGTTTTAGACAGCGGAGTAGATGTTGAACATCCCGGTCTGATCAAAAACAGGTGGGTTAACGTCAACGAAGTTCCGGGAAATGGAATCGATGATGACGGAAACGGATATATCGATGACATCTACGGCTGGAATTTCATCGGCGGAAAAAACGGAGATACCGATGTCGATAATATGGAAGTAACCCGTGTTGTTAAAAAATATCAGCCGATTTTCGAAGGTGCTAATTCTGTAGAGAACAAAGCCAATCAGGCGAAAATGCCGGCGGACTTTGATATGTACATGAAGTCGAAAGAAATTTTCACCAAAAAGAGCATTGAAGCAAAGCAGAATTACGAAACCTATAAGAGAATCTCCGACATGATTCCGTCGATGATTGCAATGCTCAACGGTCAGAATCTTACCCAGGAAGCTGTGGTAGCAATTAAACCGGCTACTCCCGAGCAGTCAATGGCGGTTTCTGTTTTAGCGCAGGTCAGCAGAGATCCTTCTGTTACCGGTAAATCTCCGGCTGAAGTACAGAAATTTTTAACTGCTCAAATGAAGGAAGCATTGGATAACTACGAACCACAGGCCCTGAAACAGTATAATTTGGATTATGATCCCAGAGCTTCAATTGTTGGAGATAAGTACGACGATTATTCAGAAAAAAAATATGGGAATAATCACTACAAAGGTCCTGATGCACAGCACGGAACCCACGTTGCCGGAATTATTGCGGGTATGCCGCAGGGCAGTGAAGTGCAGTATGGAGTAGGCTATAAAACGGCGAAAATCATGACTGTACGTGCAGTTCCAAATGGAGATGAAAGAGATAAAGATGTTGCCAATGCAATCCGCTATGCCGTAGACAACGGTGCAAAAATATTAAATATGAGTTTCGGAAAACCGGTTTCTCCGGGGAAAGAGTTCGTGTGGGATGCCTTTAAATATGCCGAATCAAAAGGAGTTCTTTTGGTGAAAGCCGCAGGAAATGAAAATGAGAATATTGCGGAGCATGTTTATTTTCCGACAAATTTTAAGAACGCAGATGATGCCCAGCCCTTCATCAGCAATATGATTGTTGTGGGAGCTTCTACCAACGATAATGAGTTCCTGAGAGCCGACTTCTCCAATTACAATAAAAAAATGGTCAATGTATTCGCACCAGGCGACAAGATTTACTCTACCGTTCCGGATGGTAAGTACGAATATCTGCAGGGTACTTCTATGGCATCGCCGGTTGTGGCAGGTGCTGCCTCTATTTTACTTGCGTATATGCCGAATCTGACTCCTGCACAGATGATCGAAGCATTGGTGAAAACTTCAAATAAATCGTCGGTAAATGCCATGATTAATTCTAACACCAATAACAGATTTGATCTTATTTCTGAAGCGGGCGGTGTGATCGATGTAAGAAAAGCAGCCGAGTATGCCTATTCGAATTTTTATAAACCGTCGCCTCATTCAGCTCCTGCAAAAGTGAAACCTTCTGCAGTAAAGAAAAAGAAGGTTAAACGGTAA
- a CDS encoding FAD-binding oxidoreductase, whose translation MKPDYKQTVTNWGNFPVVEKEMKSEDSPAKIKEYVRDNHDIIARGNGRCYGDAALSENIFSTKRLNKFISFDRLNGIIECESGVLLSDVLEVIVPQGYFLFVTPGTKFITVGGAIASDVHGKNHHAEGCFSEYVIEFSLMNEKGEILNCSRSENPGKFWATIGGMGLTGIILSAKFKLKNIESSYIRQESIKAENLDEIFKLFDESESWTYNVAWIDCLQKDKNLGRSVMMRGEHAFKHELPKKLQDNPLKLKKISSPSVPFYFPNFVLNRLTVKFFNFLYYSKQKKKDVKNFVHYERFFYPLDIVSDWNRIYGKKGFIQYQLVIPKERGKEGMKKILETIAKSGNGSFLAVLKLFGKDQPEAYNSFPMEGYTLALDFKVNSKLKKLVAQLDHIVEEFGGRIYLTKDSMSKSSLTNYLQNVQNPKFVSMQQKRIHNQ comes from the coding sequence ATGAAACCAGATTACAAACAGACCGTGACGAACTGGGGGAATTTTCCCGTGGTGGAAAAAGAAATGAAGTCCGAAGATTCGCCTGCTAAAATTAAAGAATATGTCCGCGATAATCACGACATCATCGCCAGAGGAAATGGCAGATGTTACGGTGACGCAGCACTTTCTGAAAATATATTTTCTACCAAAAGACTGAATAAGTTCATCAGTTTCGACCGTTTGAACGGAATCATCGAATGTGAATCCGGCGTGCTGCTTTCCGACGTTTTAGAAGTCATTGTTCCGCAAGGTTACTTTCTTTTTGTAACGCCGGGCACTAAATTTATTACGGTTGGTGGAGCAATTGCTTCTGATGTTCACGGTAAAAACCATCATGCAGAAGGCTGTTTCTCAGAATATGTAATTGAATTTTCTTTAATGAACGAAAAAGGAGAAATCCTCAATTGCTCGAGAAGTGAAAATCCCGGGAAATTCTGGGCAACAATAGGCGGAATGGGATTAACGGGAATTATCCTTTCTGCTAAATTTAAATTGAAAAATATTGAAAGTTCTTATATCCGCCAGGAAAGCATTAAGGCAGAAAATTTAGATGAAATTTTTAAATTATTTGACGAAAGTGAATCCTGGACTTATAACGTGGCCTGGATTGACTGTCTCCAAAAAGATAAAAACTTGGGCAGAAGTGTGATGATGCGCGGCGAACACGCTTTTAAACATGAACTGCCAAAGAAATTACAGGACAATCCTTTAAAACTGAAGAAAATCAGCAGCCCGTCAGTTCCGTTCTACTTTCCCAATTTTGTGCTGAATCGCCTTACCGTGAAGTTCTTTAACTTTTTGTATTACAGTAAACAGAAGAAAAAAGACGTTAAAAATTTCGTGCATTATGAACGATTTTTTTATCCTCTGGATATCGTGAGCGACTGGAACCGGATCTATGGAAAAAAAGGATTTATCCAGTATCAATTGGTGATCCCCAAAGAAAGAGGAAAAGAAGGAATGAAGAAAATTCTGGAAACCATCGCCAAAAGTGGAAACGGATCTTTTCTCGCAGTTTTAAAATTATTTGGAAAAGATCAGCCGGAAGCCTATAATTCGTTTCCGATGGAAGGTTATACTTTGGCTTTGGATTTTAAAGTCAATTCGAAACTGAAGAAACTGGTCGCTCAGCTCGATCATATTGTTGAAGAATTTGGCGGCAGAATTTATTTAACCAAAGATTCGATGAGCAAATCATCGCTGACCAATTATCTGCAAAATGTTCAGAATCCGAAATTTGTTTCCATGCAGCAAAAGAGAATTCACAATCAATAA